One segment of Burkholderia multivorans ATCC BAA-247 DNA contains the following:
- the cynR gene encoding transcriptional regulator CynR, with protein MLLRHIRYFLAVAEQGSFTRAADALHVSQPTLSQQIRQLEETLGVPLFDRSGRTVRLTEFGDVYAKHARAALHALDAGARALHDAADLATGSLRLAMMPTFAAYLSGSLVDAFHAAYPNVVLTIDAMPQARMEALLVEDRLDAGFAFVPARAPEIDALPLWDESLAFVTARTHRLARRRRALTPAELSGEPLVLLSRAFATRERIDRYFVEHRAQPRIAIETNTVSAVLELVRRGRLATVLPDAVARGSDELCALPVDPPLPTRTAALLTRKGAYRSVAARAFIECALAYRVPSPASRV; from the coding sequence ATGCTGCTTCGTCACATCCGCTATTTCCTGGCCGTCGCCGAGCAGGGCAGTTTCACGCGCGCGGCCGATGCGCTGCATGTGTCGCAGCCGACGCTGTCGCAGCAGATTCGCCAGCTCGAGGAAACGCTCGGCGTGCCGTTGTTCGACCGCTCGGGCCGCACGGTGCGGCTCACCGAATTCGGCGACGTCTACGCGAAGCACGCACGCGCGGCGCTGCACGCGCTCGACGCGGGCGCGCGTGCGCTGCACGATGCGGCCGATCTCGCGACCGGCTCGCTGCGGCTCGCGATGATGCCGACCTTCGCGGCCTATCTGAGCGGCTCGCTCGTCGACGCGTTTCATGCCGCGTATCCGAACGTCGTGCTGACGATCGACGCGATGCCGCAGGCGCGCATGGAGGCGCTGCTCGTCGAAGACCGCCTCGATGCGGGCTTCGCGTTCGTGCCGGCGCGCGCGCCGGAGATCGACGCGCTGCCGCTCTGGGACGAATCGCTCGCGTTCGTGACCGCGCGCACGCATCGGCTCGCGCGCCGTCGCCGCGCGCTCACGCCGGCCGAGCTGAGCGGCGAGCCGCTGGTGTTGCTGAGCCGCGCCTTTGCGACGCGCGAGCGCATCGACCGCTATTTCGTCGAGCATCGCGCGCAGCCGCGGATCGCGATCGAGACGAACACGGTCAGCGCGGTGCTCGAACTCGTGCGACGCGGACGGCTCGCGACCGTGCTGCCCGACGCGGTCGCGCGCGGCAGCGACGAGCTGTGCGCGCTGCCGGTCGACCCGCCGCTGCCGACGCGCACGGCCGCGCTGCTCACGCGCAAGGGCGCCTATCGCAGCGTCGCGGCGCGCGCGTTCATCGAGTGCGCGCTCGCGTATCGCGTGCCGTCGCCGGCGTCGAGGGTGTAG
- a CDS encoding FadR/GntR family transcriptional regulator produces MPVRPAIVHLMKNVPHTVTDAAIATIRDRIEAGVYPVGSLLPAQRQLSEELEISRASLREALSTLEALGMLRIRAGKGVYVESARATTAHAWQFAEQSSPPDTYQMRYALEGFAARMAARVVSDDDIAWFEDNLADLHVALTENALEDASQLDFEFHMRIIHLAGNAAIESVLRSSADIMKESQRMPFYRRELLLSTWHEHRAIVDALSARDAAAAGTAIETHISNAAQRAGIFFPTPGA; encoded by the coding sequence ATGCCGGTCAGACCGGCCATCGTTCACCTCATGAAAAACGTTCCGCATACCGTGACCGACGCCGCCATCGCGACGATCCGCGACCGGATCGAGGCAGGCGTGTATCCGGTCGGCAGCCTGCTGCCGGCCCAGCGGCAGCTCTCCGAGGAGCTGGAGATCAGTCGTGCGTCGTTGCGCGAGGCGCTGTCGACGCTCGAAGCGCTCGGCATGCTGCGCATTCGCGCCGGCAAGGGCGTGTATGTCGAAAGCGCGCGCGCGACCACCGCCCATGCGTGGCAGTTCGCCGAACAGTCGTCGCCGCCCGACACGTACCAGATGCGCTACGCGCTCGAAGGCTTCGCCGCGCGGATGGCCGCGCGCGTCGTCAGCGACGACGACATCGCGTGGTTCGAAGACAATCTCGCCGATCTGCACGTCGCGCTGACCGAGAACGCGCTCGAGGACGCGTCGCAGCTCGACTTCGAGTTCCACATGCGCATCATCCATCTGGCCGGCAATGCGGCGATCGAATCGGTCCTGCGCAGCAGTGCGGACATCATGAAGGAAAGCCAGCGCATGCCGTTCTACCGGCGCGAGCTGCTGCTGTCGACCTGGCACGAGCATCGCGCGATCGTCGATGCGCTCAGTGCGCGCGACGCGGCCGCGGCCGGCACCGCGATCGAAACGCACATCTCGAATGCCGCGCAGCGCGCGGGCATCTTTTTCCCGACACCGGGCGCGTAA